The Schistocerca gregaria isolate iqSchGreg1 chromosome 2, iqSchGreg1.2, whole genome shotgun sequence genome contains the following window.
TTTTCATATTATGTCAATGGAAACAGCTTTATTAAAGAATTCTTGGACGTTTGTGCGTTTACGAAAAAATTTGCATGCACAAGTAGTTCGACATATCCTTTATACTACCAAAATGTTTAGAATTCTTATTATGTGGGGCTACAGGATGAAATCAAAGATTTGGTGTGCAGCCAGAGTTGTAACTGGATTAAAAAAAGCCACTATAAATTTTTACAAGATGCACCATGAACTTTCACTAAGCTAACAGCATACAATTGAGTATGCAAGATTCAATTtacaaatggaacagaaaaggcaGTATCATCTGCAATATACAGTACAATAGCTGTCATGGTACACATGCTAAATTGTTAGTTTCAATACTACATAGACTATTTCATAGACGCCTCTAACCACACTATTCCAAAGATAATTAGCATATGGCAGAACAAGAATAGTTATTTGTTATGTCCACATCCAGTATCGTAAATTCAGTTGCTTAGCAAGTAACGACTTGGTGGACATTgtttaaaaaaaggggggtgggggggcagagttatgaaaacaggaaaaaatatgcATTTCTTAAGATCTTAAGAAAATTTATGATGACCATGAAAAACACAAACACATCTTTCATACACGTGCTCCCTTTCCCCATCATACTACATTCTTCTCAAGTTTTAtatgattaaaaaaatttaaaggcaAACAACAGATCTTCACACCAGATAACAGGTCATCAGGTGAATGCAGCACTCCTACCTGTCAAAAGAATGTTCAGCTAGTAGTTTGTTGCTGTGTGGTGAATTCTGCACTGTGAGAGATGGTAAATACTTTATGAAGGCACCAGTTGTTCTCACCCCCAGGCTACACTCCAAATGGGGACACATTTGTGCCTGTCATTTTCTTCTAAAAACTttatgcacttttaatgttactgcTACCACTTCTTAACATCATACTAGTTGTGTTTGCTTTATACAACTTATACTCCACTACAGGATGTCATTGCTAATGTGCAGTAATAAAGGATAGCTTGCACTCCTTAAAGTGTAAGCTATGGCAAGATGGAACAGACTGATGCTATTAGCTGGTGAGGTGTGATTAACTACAGCTTGTCACTTTACATCACACAGTTTTGATCACCCACTCGCAATAGTATACCCAACATTAACAGAACCACACATGCTATGTTTGGACAAGTCAGTTTTCTATGATGTTACATGTATATTGTGATATTGCTGTGTGCATAATTAGAATCTGAACACCCACATTAATTACTCAAATAACACGTAAGCCAGTTATTCACCATTATTAACTACTTATCTCCATGGACATCATTgcgattgacacacacacacacacacacacacacacacacacacacacacacacacacacacacacacacacacacacacacagtaaacaaaCACAGATTGGCTGATGCTTTAAACAGatgtattttaaataatatttatacaCTTGTAAGTCACGACAAAAATACATTGATATGACTCTGATGTATGATACATTCTAATTCAAGAAACATTAAAACACAGTTATCAAATACTTTGTAAAGTTTTTGGTGTTAAAGCTATGCTTCTGAAAACATATGGTCACATCTCAAAGTATAGGTTCATATTAAGTGAAGCTCTTTATTACAGTCTTATTGTGCATCACGCTGTGAACTATATTTTCCTGGGGCAATTTCTGCCAATCCTACAGCATAATTTTCAATGAGCTGCATTCGATATTCTACAAAAGCAGAATTAACTATAGTCCATAGTTCGGCATTTCACTACAAAAATATTCACCATTTTTCATAACCTTTTAACATTTTAGTATATGATTTCCATATTATAgagtttaataaaatattttcaatgtgCACAGAAGTGTGCACACAATATATGTAAAAACTATCAAAAATATAACAGCATTGTAGCTCAAGGTTATCATTAAACATTCATCAATTCTGCAAAAGCTGCAGAAGCGTATGATCTTTTCAAGAATGCACCTATTTATCCTTTCCAAGAAAAAGTTcgtgaaactgactaacatgtgcACTGAGACTAGAGGATAAGGCACTGATTAATTGAAGCACTGTACATCAGCACAACAACACAATGTGTGACCCAGAAAATGGCCAAACTAAGGTAGGGctaacatactttttttttaaggcaatttttttttttacttctaatgCACTGCCACTGGAAACATGCCCATAGGCACTACCAAGAAAGATGCTATGACTCCATATTCAGATAAGGAAACATTAATAGACAATACTGATTCTATACATACAGCTGTTTAAGACTATTACAGTCTTGTCAAAGTGAGTGAATTTTATCAATAGCAGTGCACAATTCAACAAGTGCTACTTGTAAGTCACCTCACCTGCATATGAGTTGGGCAAAAAACTTTTTGAGCTTTACTGATACAAATTATTAGGTTGAAAAGTGGGAAATCAAGAGTTGTTTTGACAGTCTGATCTTGAAGTTACACCAGACTATGCAGTTCTTCgagctatacacacacaaaaaaattatttgcttactGCAGCTGAGTTCAGAATAACATCAGAGAGCAACAATTAAAATGCAAGCCCTCATCTTTAAAAATATATCTACAACACACAACAATGGAATGTTTACCACGACAAATATTGTCTTAAATGTTCATTAACTAATGCTTAACTGGAAACAATGTCAGAGACGATTCCAGTGCATAATGAAGATGGAACTGTAATTAGTGAAAAACCCAATTACTATTCAGTATAACTTAACTAAGAATTACATCCCAAACCAAATAAGAAATTTCCATTATTCATTGCAGCGAAATGGAATGTAGACGACCGTTAAAAATACACTAAAAGTAAGTTCTTTCCTTCAGATCAGATTTTGTGCTGTTTGTGTTTCACTCTCCTCAACAACTGATTGTCCATTCACAAAGTTTGCACTATTTCGAACTTCTtcttgaaatccatactttccttTTTCGGATCGTATTTTTTACGAGATGCAAGTTTCTCTCGCAGTTCCTTTGCTGACATGTTCAGATTAATCCCACTGTTAGCACTACTGCGCTCTAAAGTACTATTGTTACTTCCTGCCCCAGGAGATTTTGAATTTACCTCTTGCACTGTATTGGAATCATTTCCATGCTCGGAGACATGACTGCTACTACTCTTCCTGTCTGTTGACGGAGTAGTATTTGAACTTCCAGCATCACTTGATTTCTTGTCATTAGCGACTGCATCAATCTGACCATCTTCATTATTCCCAGACTTCTTCTcatctgtatcatctgaattgtctGCATCTGGCATTGGTGTTTTCAGGTACTTAACATCGGGTGAACCGCTCTTAATAGTGACATTGTTTGCTTTGTAATATTTATCTGCTTCAGCATCAACTACCAAAAGTTTTGTTTCGTTGGGGATTGCCTTAATCCTCTGAACTACCTGCTTATGGTTTTCGTTGGCAATATTTACACCATTGACCTCTATTATTCTATCACCTTCTTTCAGACCGGCGGCTTCAGCTGGTGAACCTTCGTCGACTTTGCCGATATACTGTCCTGGCTTCCCCTTCTCAGCATGTAAGTTGAATCCATAACCATCGAAATGCTTCCACTGTATTATATGGCAAAGCCGCGCAACAGGTGTGTCGGATGACAGTGCTCCGTTAGACATCTTCAGACACCTGAAACCGAAAACGCATATTTAATTGTCAATAAATATATATCCTTCGGTGATAAATATTAGCTTCTGTTGCTCATGAAATGCTCAACGCCGCTGAAATCACAGCTTACAATAACAGCAACTCAACATCAGCATTCTAAATTCCAATCATCAAGTACGTAGAACTTCACCAGTCTGCATGTTATGAATTAAAATCGACACCCTAATTACTACTTACTTTTCTGAAATTCAGCAAACGCAGCACAGCCTAGCACCAACGCGCTTCCACGACGTGAAGCAACCACTATTTCTAGTACAACTTGTGACATAAGTCTCTCGCTGCCATCTTAAGATATAACAATGTCGCCAACAAAGCAAGTCACTTGATCAACATAATACTAATCGTCAGGAACTAAGCCACGTCATGAGTACAGCGCACTTATTAGACTCACACGCATTTTAATGCTGTTGTGGGCACACAAAAACTAAAGCTAACAATTTTACGCCATTAACATCTTACAAAGTGATTTTGTGACGTTGGTAGATGTTAGTTACGCAACTGCTTGAGAAGCGACAGACTTCAGACATTTAACCTTCACTTCTGCGAATTTAACTACAATGATCTTTGTGTATCTAGAAGGGTATGTGTTTACCTATACCTGTTTCAATATCTTTGCCTGGATGTAAATACTTGTTGGCCTGTCACTTGACAGCCTTTGTGGTAGTTGGTAGTAACCATATGGTCATCTAATCGGTGAAACTATAGCGGTCTTTTCGAATTTGGCAAGGTCCACACGTAAAAGTTCTGTTCGAAAGAAGCAAGCTGACATACAGATAAGCTCAAGAGTACGAAAATATGTATTTGTGCTATGGTGTAGCTTTGATTCTATTATGCGGAAGTGTTACAACCAGCGATCCGTCTAAGAGAATTGCACGTGTAAGTATGTCACTGTATAGATCTTGGTCACCTACTTCGACTTTATGGCGTCCATATATATTATTTACTTCTTGATATCATGTAATAACGTCTATAAACGTATAGCGTACGTTGCGACGTAATTCTCCCGCAACATCCATTAAACATATGCTGAATCCGTTGTTGTGTCACCAGCCACTATCGTCTAGAAGTTGTATTTTAAGGCGAAATTTACGCGTCGTTAACCACTATTGTTGTTCCAAACTATGCAGTggcttttgtttatttatatttgtaaaaGCTCGCAGACAATGAATACTAGTGTCCAAGATGAGTTCACTCATCCTCCTCAACCTGTATGCAGATGGTATATGAAAtgctattttgtgaaatgattcatGATTATTATGACCAGAAGATGAAAGACATGTTTGATAGAAATGTACTTTCACTGTGTCAGTTCGTATTGACATAACCGACAGTTTATGGCACTATTTTTGTGTACACTTTTATACTCATTTCTGTCATAAATCTGTTTAATGCTAGTTAATGCCTTGACTCGAATGAATACCACAAATAATCAAAGACGTTCTGTATATCTTTTAAAGTATTTGAATTTGTTACAGTTTTAAATAatgtatataattattttttaaaccCATCTACATATGATCACCCATCTCTCTGGTTTACATTAATGTTTTggctttaaattttaaaataataatcctCTCTGCTTCGTTTTGCAGCGATTTAGTGAGCACAAAATTTATTCAGATTTGTATTGCCATGTTAACTTACGAAAGGGAAAAACTGCCTAATTTTCACATGTGACAATTTAATTGCATATTGGAATGTGGAAAACTTATGGATATGGCTTTAATCCATTAATATGGCTTAAATCTGCTGGAAATGGAAGTATTTTTTCTTTCAGGTATGCCTTGAACAAATAAACAATTCTGTAATgcaccctgttcactaattgtaaaGTATGGTTTTCTTGTCTAGTATAACCTCTGTGATTACATTAACAAAAACAAGATGCAGTTATATGCTCGTCCCAAAGTACTGGATATTTTCAATGAACCTGTAGAAACTCATCTAATCCATGCAACAAGATATACTTTGTGGTAAAATAGTGCACAAGGTGCCTTAAGGAAAAAGTTCAGATGATAAAGAGAGAATGATGAACTTTTTTGTGACTTCC
Protein-coding sequences here:
- the LOC126335537 gene encoding Na(+)/H(+) exchange regulatory cofactor NHE-RF1, with the protein product MSNGALSSDTPVARLCHIIQWKHFDGYGFNLHAEKGKPGQYIGKVDEGSPAEAAGLKEGDRIIEVNGVNIANENHKQVVQRIKAIPNETKLLVVDAEADKYYKANNVTIKSGSPDVKYLKTPMPDADNSDDTDEKKSGNNEDGQIDAVANDKKSSDAGSSNTTPSTDRKSSSSHVSEHGNDSNTVQEVNSKSPGAGSNNSTLERSSANSGINLNMSAKELREKLASRKKYDPKKESMDFKKKFEIVQTL